ACCAAATTATTTTGGGTAAGCACTCTGGCCGTAATGCCTTCCGCACCCGTCTCGCAGAATTGGGCTTTGAGCTTTCGGACAATGACCTCAACAAAGCGTTTCTCCGCTTTAAAGATCTCGCCGACAAGAAAAAAGAAATTACGGATTGGGATCTAGAGGCGATCGTCAAGGACGAAACCCAACAGCCCCCCGAGCTGTTCCGTTTAGAACTGGTGCAGGTTTCCTGTGGTGACAACGCCCAACCCACGGCAACCATTGCCATTCGTACTCCTGATGGAAAAGAGCTGACCGATGCAGCGATCGGGACAGGGCCAGTAGATGCGATTTATAAGGCCATTAACCGGGTTGTGCAGGTTCCCAATGAACTCATCGAATATTCCGTACAGTCGGTGACTGCTGGCATTGATGCGATTGGTGAAGTGACCATTCGCTTACGCCATGAAGGACGGATTTATTCGGGTCACGCGGCAAATACCGACATTATCGTGGCTTCAGCCCGGGCTTATATTAGTGCCCTAAATCGGCTCTATGCTGCGCTCCAGGAAGATGTTTCTACAAACACAGCCAGAGCGTCCTTATAGAGATCGAAACTCTCTGTTGCGGGTTACTGTTGCAAAGAAGCTCACAGATTCCAATTTTTCTGGATTTCTCTTGTTGGTAAGGAAGTCAGGGGAGTTTGATAGCGAGACTTACTCTTTAATAGCTAGCTGAGAATCATTTGATTTAGCGCCACCTGATTTTCTCAAAAATAGCAAAAGCCAAAAGATTTCTGTATGACAGAAATCTTTTGGCTTTTTTTATACTTCCTGTTAATCAGCTTTCGAGTACCTGGGGCAACTCAAAAATTTCTGACCGGGCACGTCCTTTTGCCTTAGCGCGGTACATGGCAAGATCTGCATCTCGGAGAATCTCCGTTGCGCTCAAGTAGGTTTTGAGGTCAGCGACAATGCCGATACTGACTTGGACATAGATATCTTCTTCCCCCAGTTTAATGGGAGTTTCTAGGGCTTTATGGATACGTTGGGCAACTTGGAAAGCACTTTGGGTTTCGGCGATATCTTTCAGGAGAACGACAAATTCGTCCCCTCCCAGACGCGCTAGGGTATCTGTTTCTCGGAAGCAGGGGCAAATGCGCTTGGCAAATTCTCGGAGAAGTTGATCACCCACAAGGTGGCCCAGACGATCATTAATCGCTTTGAAATAGTCTAGATCGAGAAACAAGAGGGCATTGCGATGGTGGGGGTAGCGGTGCTGTTGTTTGAGCACTTGTTCGAGGCGTTCTTCGAGGAGAGTGCGATTCGGTAAGCCTGTGAGGTGATCATAGAAGGCTTCTTGGACGAGGCGTTGTTCGATTTGTTTGCGATCGCTAATATCGACCATCTGCCGGATCACATGCAGGGGATTCCCCTCGGCATCCCGTACGAGAGCCACTTGGACAAGGGCATGGACTTCGTGACCATCCTGGGCGATGTAACGTTTTTCGCGATGAAATTCTTGGCGATCGCCCTGGCGTAATGCTGCGTTGAGGCGTTGTTCTTCCGGAAGGTCATCGGGATGGGTTAGGTCTTCACAAGTTTTTTGGAGAAGGGCATCTTGCTCATAGCCGATGATATTACACCAGGCTTGGTTGACCTGTTCATAGCGGCCATCAAGGTTAGTGATTGCCATACCAATGGGGGCGAGGTAAAAAACTTGGCGGAATTGCTCTTCTGTTTTTTGGAGGTTGGCAGCGGCGGCTTTTTCTTGACTCACGTCGGTTTGAATGCCGATAAAGTGGGTCAAGTAGCCCCCTTGATCACGTACCGGAAAAACATGGAGCGCGTTCCAAAAAGGTTCGCCAGTTTTGCGGTAGTTGCGGAGGGTAACGCTACAATCTTGACCTTTGAGGATCGCCGCCCGCAGTTGCGTGAGGGGAGGCTGCTGGCGATCATTGCCCTGGAGGAAGTTGCAGTTACGCCCAATAATCTCAGTGGCTGAGTAGCCAGTAATGGTCTCAAAACCTCGGTTTACATAGATCACAGGATTATCTTCAGCTTGGGCATCGGTAATTACGACGCCTTGACGGATGGCATTAATGGAGTGGTGGAGGAGATTCATTTCTGCCGCTTGAGATTCTCGCTCAATGCTGCTGGAGAGGACATTGGCGATCGCCTGGAGAAAATAGAGTTCATCTCCACTAAAATCACGCTCTTCTGTGCTGTAGACGGCCAGCACTCCCCAGGGCTGATCCGGTGGGCCGATAATGATACTCACGCCGCTGACGACATGGTAGTTGTGGAGTAATGTTTCCCCTCGAAAGCGCGTTTCAAGGCGCAAGTCTGTAATACTCACCGAGCTTTTTTGCTCAAGGGTATAACCCACATGACTATTGGGGCCAGTATGCACTGTCACCGCACCAATGAGATCCGCAGGCCAACCAAAACCCGCTGCGAGAATGCAAAGGGGGGTTTTTTCTTGTTTGGCATAAATGCAGCTGTAGGGCACTTCGAGGGTACGGGCGACAAAAATTGCGGCCTGTCGCAGGAGCTTTGGGAAATCAGAATTGTTGAGACTAATGCCCCCTAGTTTGGCGATCGCCGACTGTTGACGCACCTGTTGCCGTAGTTGTTGTTCTGTCAAAAACTGCTCACTCTCATCGAGAATAAACATCAGCACCTGGTTGGGGGCGATGAAAACATATTCGGCCCGGAGATATAGATTCAGACGGGGAAACTGGAGCCGCTGACTCGTTGAAATAGATCCTTTGAGGCAATTGTTGAGGTGATAGTAGAGGGTCGGCAACGCAGAAAACACTTTCCGGGGTTGCTGACCAAGACTCAAAGACGGTTGCTGGAGTGCCTGACTGTTGAAGCGAGCCGCCGCTGGGTTAAAGTCCAAGAGGTGCAGTTCTTCCTCCACGGCTTGCCAACGGTAACAGGGAATCGGGAGAGAAAAATATTCCTGGTATTGCTGGCTGTACTGTTGATCGTACTGCTCCTTGACCTGATGATATTGTTGTAGGGCTTCACGGTATTGCCGCGCAATTTGCTCCTTGTCTGCCTCTAAGGTGGCGATCGCCGCTGCTTGCTTTTCTAATAGGGCGATCGCCTGGGCATAGCCGTCCAGCAACCAAGCGACACCGCCCGCCGTCATCGGTAATTGCCCCTTGAGATTTGGCACTTTATTCGCCATACAATTCCCTTTTCTCGTGCAATGCGCTTAAAACTTGTGTCACAAAACTTGCCTTGAGCCTTTTTCCATGGCATTCATTTCAGACGACGAAGACCTGTCACGTCATAGATGGCCTAAGAATTAATCTGTAACAAAACTTTGCGTAATAGCTTACTTAATTGATTTAAAAAATTTACTATCAATTTTTCAAAGATTCAGCTTTCTATTTTAGCAAATTTTCTTTGATTTTCTAAGATAGGCCATGCAAAGGGAAACTCACATACCAATCATATCTTCTATTCCTGAGGGAAATATCAAGCGAAAAAGTGAATTTTAAGCATCAAAAAATATGCTTTTTTAGGAAAAATTACTTAGTCAAAATTCAAAAATTATTCTCGCTACTAGATATTTGACCTCGCCCATTTTTGCTAACTCCATCAAGACCCTGGGGGAAATGACTGACTCCGGTATAATGGGATCAAATAACTAGGTTACTTAATTTTTAATTTTTACGATTAGATTACTCTTTAGAAGTCAATCAAGCTATTAATAAGAGTTTTTTCTGAAAGTAGCATCAAAAAATAGCAGCCCCATGATCAACAATGCTGTCATTTGATAACCGTGATCGCGTTCTTGTGGTTGATGATTCTCCCGATAATCTCCTGTTAATTCAGAGTATTTTAGAGGATGAAGATCTCGACCTTGTGACCGTCAGCAATGGGAATGAAGCCCTGGATTTGATGGCTCGGCAACCCTTTCATTTAGTGTTGTTGGATGTAATGATGCCGCAAATTGACGGCTTTGAAATGACCAGACGCATCCGCAAAGATCCCAATCTTCCTTACATCCCGATTTTGTTAATTACAGCCCATGCCCAGCCCAGTGTCGCCCTTGGGTTAGATATTGGCGCCGATGATTTTATCCGTAAGCCCGTAGAGATTGATGAGCTGATTGCGCGGGTGCGATCGCTGTTGCGATTCAAGCATACGGTAGATGAAAAAAATATGATTGTCCGCCAGCGGGAAGATTTTGCCTCCCGGTTGACCCATGATATGCGTACTCCATTAATTGCTGCCGACCGGATGCTGAACTTGATGTTGCAGGGGGCCCTGGGAGAGCTATCAGCGCCGATGGTGGAAGTGTTGCGTACCATGTCCCGCAGTAATGCGAACTTGTTGGAGATGGTGAACAACATTTTGGAGGTTTATCGCTACGAGTCGGAACGAAAAACGTTTTATTTCAGCCGCATTGATCTCACAACGATCATCGGCAATGTGTTGGCGGAGCTGCGGCCCCTTGCCGAGGAAAAGCAACTGCAACTCTGGGGAAAGCTACCCCCAGAGTCGGTTTGGATCGAGGGCGATCGCCTAGCGATTCATCGGGTGTTGGTGAATTTAGTCAGTAACGCGATCAAATTCACCGAACAGGGGGAAATAATCATTACCTTGACGCAATTAGAAACGCAGCAGGTACAAATTCAAGTGAGCGATACGGGCATTGGCATTAGTCCCGAAGACCAAGGGGAAGTCTTTGAGCGGTTCCGCCCGGGCAAACATTACAACGGCGGCAGCGGCCTGGGCCTGCATTTATCAAAACTGATCGTCGAAGCTCACCAAGGGCAAATCACCCTAGAATCTCACCCCCAGCAGGGCAGTACCTTTGCGATCGCCTTGCCTCTCTCCCAAAGTACGGAAAAAAAAGTTGTATGATTGGAACTCTGCACAGAAATACTATTGGCGTGATTTTATAATTTCAATCCATGAGCAAAGGCACTCTTTTTGATAAGGTTTGGGACTTACACACTGTTAAAGTTTTACCCTCGGGCCAAACCCAACTTTTTATCGGGCTGCACCTGATTCACGAAGTTACCAGCCCCCAGGCCTTTGCCATGCTCCGTGACCGGGGACTGCAGGTGATGTACCCAGAGCGGACAGTGGCCACAGTCGATCATATCGTGCCCACCGAAAACCAGGCGCGGCCCTTCGCAGATCCCCTCGCCGAGGCGATGATGCAGGAATTAGAAAAAAATACCGCTGCCAACAAAATTCGTTTTTATAATGTCGGCTCCGGCAATCAGGGCATCGTCCATGTCATTGCCCCAGAACAGGGTTTAACTCAGCCGGGGATGACCGTTGCCTGTGGTGATTCCCATACGTCTACCCACGGCGCTTTTGGGGCGATCGCCTTCGGCATTGGCACCTCCCAAGTGCGGGATGTACTCGCCTCCCAAACCTTGGCTCTGGCGAAATTGAAAGTCCGCAAAATCGAAGTCAACGGCGATCTTCAACCCGGTGTCTATGCTAAGGACGTCATTTTACATATCATCCGTAAACTAGGCGTTAAAGGGGGCGTCGGCTATGCCTATGAGTATGCCGGCAGCACCTTCGAAAAAATGTCCATGGAAGAACGGATGACTGTCTGTAATATGGCGATCGAGGGGGGCGCTCGCTGCGGTTATGTTAACCCCGATCAAGTGACCTATGACTATTTAAAAGACCGGCCCTTTGCCCCTAAAGGAGAAGCTTGGGAAAAGGCGATCGCCTGGTGGGAAAGCCTCCGCAGTGAACCCGATGCCGAATATGACGATGTGGTCACCTTCAATGCGGCAGATATTGCCCCAACAGTCACCTGGGGGATTACCCCTGGCCAAGGCATTGGGGTAGATGAGCCCGTACCGACCCCAGAGATGATGCCTGCTGATGAGCAAGTATTGGCAGCCGAAGCCTATCAATATATGCAGCTCCAGCCTGGACAACCAATCAAAGGGACAAAAATTGATGTGTGTTTTATCGGCAGTTGCACCAATGGACGCCTGAGCGATCTCCAGGAAGCGGCGAAGTATGCCAAGGGCCACAAGGTTGCCCCTGGGGTAAAAGCGTTTGTGGTACCGGGTTCCGAACAGGTCAAAAAACAGGCTGAAGCTGAAGGGCTAGATAAAATTTTCACAGCAGCAGGCTTTGAATGGCGTGAACCGGGCTGCTCGATGTGCTTGGCGATGAACCCCGATAAACTTGAAGGGGATCAAATCAGTGCCTCTTCCTCGAACCGTAACTTTAAAGGGCGACAAGGTTCCAGCACTGGGCGCACCCTTTTAATGAGTCCAGCGATGGTGGTGGCGGCAGCAGTCACAGGCCAAGTCACCGATGTCCGGGAACTGAGCTAAATAATTTTCCTTAAAGTTGATTTTCCCTAGCCCCTCCAGTGGAGAGACTAGGGAAAAGATGCTACATAAAAAAATTGAGCCCTATTTCTTCAAGAAACAAGACTCAAAAAATTCAATGCAAGGCGATCGCCTTACATTACCTACAAGAAAAATTCAACCTAGGCTTTAACTGCAGTCTTGGCAGCAAGTTCACCAGTGGCGTACTTCTTCGCAAAATCATCCAAAGCAACTTGCTTGATCTTGCTTGCGTTACCCGCACACCAGAATTCTTGGTAGCGATCGCGGCAGACCTGTTGCATGTACTTGATGGAGGGCTTGAGGAAGTGACGGGGGTCAAAGTTCTTGGGATCCTTCATCGCTGCTTCCCGAATCGCCGCAGTAATCGCGAGGCGGTTGTCGGTGTCGATGTTCACTTTGCGCACACCGCTCTTGATGCCCTTTTGAATTTCTTCAACGGGTACACCATAGGTTTCGGGAATTGCACCACCGTGAGCGTTGATCATGTCTAGCCATTCCTGGGGAACGGAAGAAGAACCGTGCATCACGAGGTGAGTGTTGGGAAGTTTCGCGTGGATTTCAGCGATGCGGCTGATGGCGAGGATTTCACCGGTAGGCTTACGGGTAAATTTGTAAGCACCATGGCTGGTCCCAATGGCAACGGCGAGGGCATCCACTTGGGTGCGCTCAACGAATTCAACGGCTTCATCGGGATCAGTGAGCAGTTGGGAGTGGTCGAGCTTACCTTCGAAACCGTGACCATCTTCAGCTTCACCCATGCCAGTTTCGAGGGAACCGAGACAGCCGAGTTCACCTTCGACGGAAGCACCGACGGAGTGGGCTACTTTGACAACTTCTGCGGTGACAGCAACGTTGTATTCAAAGCTAGCGGGGGTTTTGGCGTCAGCTTCGAGGGAACCGTCCATCATCACGGAGGTAAAACCGTTGCGGATCGCAGAGTAACAGGTTGCGGGGCTGTTACCGTGGTCTTGGTGCATTGCAACGGGGATGTGGGGGTAAGTTTCCACAGCGGCAAGCACGAGGTGACGGAGGAAGTTTTCCCCGGCATAACTACGGGCACCACGGGACGCTTGGAGAATTACGGGGCTATCGGTCTCATCAGCAGCCTGCATGATGGACAGAATCTGTTCCATGTTATTGACGTTAAACGCCGGAATGCCGTAACCATTTTCTGCTGCGTGATCTAAGAGCAAACGCATTGGGACGAGAGCCATAGATGTCCTCCTATCTTACTTGCTTATTTTATTCGTTGTTTTGTCAAGAAAATTAATTCTCTTATCTGTCAATCTTAAGATACATTCACCCTTTTGACGAATGGTTGACTGCTGTTTAGGCGATCGCCTGACGGATACCTAAAGGCTTTGCTTGGATTCTTCGAGATT
The nucleotide sequence above comes from [Synechococcus] sp. NIES-970. Encoded proteins:
- a CDS encoding sensory box/GGDEF family protein; its protein translation is MANKVPNLKGQLPMTAGGVAWLLDGYAQAIALLEKQAAAIATLEADKEQIARQYREALQQYHQVKEQYDQQYSQQYQEYFSLPIPCYRWQAVEEELHLLDFNPAAARFNSQALQQPSLSLGQQPRKVFSALPTLYYHLNNCLKGSISTSQRLQFPRLNLYLRAEYVFIAPNQVLMFILDESEQFLTEQQLRQQVRQQSAIAKLGGISLNNSDFPKLLRQAAIFVARTLEVPYSCIYAKQEKTPLCILAAGFGWPADLIGAVTVHTGPNSHVGYTLEQKSSVSITDLRLETRFRGETLLHNYHVVSGVSIIIGPPDQPWGVLAVYSTEERDFSGDELYFLQAIANVLSSSIERESQAAEMNLLHHSINAIRQGVVITDAQAEDNPVIYVNRGFETITGYSATEIIGRNCNFLQGNDRQQPPLTQLRAAILKGQDCSVTLRNYRKTGEPFWNALHVFPVRDQGGYLTHFIGIQTDVSQEKAAAANLQKTEEQFRQVFYLAPIGMAITNLDGRYEQVNQAWCNIIGYEQDALLQKTCEDLTHPDDLPEEQRLNAALRQGDRQEFHREKRYIAQDGHEVHALVQVALVRDAEGNPLHVIRQMVDISDRKQIEQRLVQEAFYDHLTGLPNRTLLEERLEQVLKQQHRYPHHRNALLFLDLDYFKAINDRLGHLVGDQLLREFAKRICPCFRETDTLARLGGDEFVVLLKDIAETQSAFQVAQRIHKALETPIKLGEEDIYVQVSIGIVADLKTYLSATEILRDADLAMYRAKAKGRARSEIFELPQVLES
- a CDS encoding two-component hybrid sensor and regulator, with amino-acid sequence MLSFDNRDRVLVVDDSPDNLLLIQSILEDEDLDLVTVSNGNEALDLMARQPFHLVLLDVMMPQIDGFEMTRRIRKDPNLPYIPILLITAHAQPSVALGLDIGADDFIRKPVEIDELIARVRSLLRFKHTVDEKNMIVRQREDFASRLTHDMRTPLIAADRMLNLMLQGALGELSAPMVEVLRTMSRSNANLLEMVNNILEVYRYESERKTFYFSRIDLTTIIGNVLAELRPLAEEKQLQLWGKLPPESVWIEGDRLAIHRVLVNLVSNAIKFTEQGEIIITLTQLETQQVQIQVSDTGIGISPEDQGEVFERFRPGKHYNGGSGLGLHLSKLIVEAHQGQITLESHPQQGSTFAIALPLSQSTEKKVV
- the leuC gene encoding 3-isopropylmalate dehydratase, large subunit, giving the protein MSKGTLFDKVWDLHTVKVLPSGQTQLFIGLHLIHEVTSPQAFAMLRDRGLQVMYPERTVATVDHIVPTENQARPFADPLAEAMMQELEKNTAANKIRFYNVGSGNQGIVHVIAPEQGLTQPGMTVACGDSHTSTHGAFGAIAFGIGTSQVRDVLASQTLALAKLKVRKIEVNGDLQPGVYAKDVILHIIRKLGVKGGVGYAYEYAGSTFEKMSMEERMTVCNMAIEGGARCGYVNPDQVTYDYLKDRPFAPKGEAWEKAIAWWESLRSEPDAEYDDVVTFNAADIAPTVTWGITPGQGIGVDEPVPTPEMMPADEQVLAAEAYQYMQLQPGQPIKGTKIDVCFIGSCTNGRLSDLQEAAKYAKGHKVAPGVKAFVVPGSEQVKKQAEAEGLDKIFTAAGFEWREPGCSMCLAMNPDKLEGDQISASSSNRNFKGRQGSSTGRTLLMSPAMVVAAAVTGQVTDVRELS
- the fba gene encoding fructose-bisphosphate aldolase, class II, Calvin cycle subtype, producing the protein MALVPMRLLLDHAAENGYGIPAFNVNNMEQILSIMQAADETDSPVILQASRGARSYAGENFLRHLVLAAVETYPHIPVAMHQDHGNSPATCYSAIRNGFTSVMMDGSLEADAKTPASFEYNVAVTAEVVKVAHSVGASVEGELGCLGSLETGMGEAEDGHGFEGKLDHSQLLTDPDEAVEFVERTQVDALAVAIGTSHGAYKFTRKPTGEILAISRIAEIHAKLPNTHLVMHGSSSVPQEWLDMINAHGGAIPETYGVPVEEIQKGIKSGVRKVNIDTDNRLAITAAIREAAMKDPKNFDPRHFLKPSIKYMQQVCRDRYQEFWCAGNASKIKQVALDDFAKKYATGELAAKTAVKA